The region ACCCTGGCCTATTACGTGTACACCAACACCTTCCAGGCGGGCACGGCTCCGGTGAACATGGCGTCGGCGGCGGCGATCATCCTCGCGCTGATCATCCTGGCGATGGTGTTCGTGCAGCGCCGCTTCTTCCCCTCGGAGGTGCGCTGATGAACACCGCAACGGTCAGGAGGCGACCATGACCGTCCTTCCCGCACCGCGCCGCGCCCGCGTGGCCGACACCGGCGAGCGCTGGCTGGCCCGCCGCCGCTGGGCACGGGCCGCGTGGCTCTACGCCTTCATGCTGGTCATGAGCTTCTTTTTCCTGGGACCCTTCCTGATGGGCGTGCTGAGCAGTTTCAAGGACGACCCCAACGAGTACCCGCCCCGGCTAATCATCCCGCAGCTCAGCGCCCAGTACATCGGCGCGGCTTACGACCTGGGCGTGCAGGGCGGCGGCGGGGGCTGGCAGGGCGGGCTGTATCCGGGCCGCACGGTCACCTTTGATGTGCAGGTGCGCTCGCCGGGGGGCACGCCGCCGACGCCGCCTGCCGCCGCGCTGTTTCCGTACCAGCCGGTCAGCCTGGTGAGCATTGCCCGCTTTGCGCAAGCCCGCGACTTTGCCCGGCTCTCGCTCACGCCGACAGGCACGAGCGGCGACGTGCGCTCCTACCGGGTGACGGTGGAGTACCCGGCGCTGACCCAGCAAGCCGGGCGAGTCGTGACCGGGCAACTCGGCGCCCCCGGCGACCGCCTCACCGCGACCCTGGAGGATGGCCGGACGGTGCCCCTCACACTGGATACCCCCGAGGCCCAGGCAGTGCAGTACACCCTGTCGCAGTACCAGCCGGTCGAGGTGGTCGAGCGGGGCGGGACTTACTTCCTGCGGGGGCCTATCTTCGAGCGCACGCCCCTCCAGATCGACGTGCAGCGCGGGCAGGCGGTGGTGGAAGGGACGCTGCCGCCCTCCGACGAGCAGAACTTCGGGCGGTCGCTGGCCTACCGCAACGTGACGCCGGGCATCCTGGGCTACACCTTCAACAACTACCGCCGCGCCTTCAACGAGACGGCCAACCCCGCGACCGGGCGCAGCCTCTTTTTCACCTGGATGCTGAACACCTTTTTCTATGCCTTCCTGCGCGTCGCGGCGGCCATCGTCTTTTGCTCGCTGGCGGGGTACGCGCTGGCGCGGCTGCACTTTCCCGGCAAGACACTGATCTTCCTGGCCTTCGTGCTGTTCGCGCAGATGGTGCCTGCCCAGGTCAATCTGGTGAGCAACTACGTGCTGCTCAACGACCTGGGGCTGCTCAACCTCTGGGGGCTGTGGTTCAACGGGCTGGTCGCGGCGGCGGGCGTCTTCCTGATGAAGCAGTTTTTCGAGGGCATGCCGCGTGAACTCGAGGAATCGGCGGCCATTGACGGCGCCGGTCCCTTCACGACCTTCTGGCGGGTGATGCTGCCGCAGGCGGGTCCAGCCCTGGTCGCGCTGGCGATCACCCAGTTTCAGGGGGCCTGGAACGACTTCTTCTGGCCGCTGGTGATCCTGCGCGAGAACACCAGCTTCACCCTGACGGTCGGCCTGTCGAACTTCCGCGAGCTGTACGGCGGGCAGGGCGACTACGGCCTGATCCTGGCGGGCGCGGTCCTCAGCGCGATTCCGGTCATCATCGTGTTCGTGATCTTTCAGCGCTACTTCGTGGACACCGGAGCCGACAGTGCCGTCAAGGGCTGAGGCTTCCTCCCTCTCATTTCCCGCTCCCACCCCTGAAAGAGGCCCATGCTGAGCACCCGCACCGTCCTGAAGGACAACGACCTGTACCTCGTCGGCGACCAGCAGCATCAGGTCGCCCAGGGCGAGAGTGGCCTCTACCGCCGCGACACCCGCTTTCTGTGCCGCTACGAGTGGCGGCTCGGCGGCGAGCGCCCGCAGCCCCTGGTGCAGCATGAGCGCTGGCCCTTCTGGCTGCACGAGCAGTCGGCCAACGCGGACGTGGGCTACACCATGCACGTCGGGATCACCCGCGACCTGACCCTCACCGGGACCGAGGTGCGCGACCGCCTGCGGATCACCCTGTACCAGCCGGGCACCCATCGCCTGAGCCTGCGCCTGGGTGCCGATTTCGCCGACATGTTCGAGGTACGCGGCTGGCCGGGCGGTGTCGGCCCCCGTGAGGTCGGAACCCGCCCGGTGCCGGGAGGGGTCGAGTTCGCCTATACCGCCGGGGACGGCCTGCGCTGCCGCGCCTTGGTGCAGGCGACTCCCGAACCCACCTGGGACGGCGAGGCGCTGAACTGGGAGCTGGATCAGGACACCGACGTGCAGGTCAGCGTCTTTCTTCTCCAGGGGGACGAGGTGCCCACGGCAGGGGACCCGGACGCCCTGGCCCGCGAGTACGCCGCCCTGCCCGTGCCCCTGACCCTGCCCGATCCCCGCGACCAGCGGGTGCTGGAGCGCAGCGTGCAGGACCTGCGCAGCCTGAGCTTTCAGACGGAGGCGGGTCCCTTTCCGGCGGCGGGTCTGCCCTGGTTCGTGGCTCCCTTCGGGCGCGACAGCCTGATCATCGCCCTGCTGACCCACCGGCACCTCCCCGACCTCGCCGTGACGGTCGCCCGGTACCTCGCGGCCCGGCAGGGCACCAACCTTGATCCCGTCACCCTGGAGCAGCCCGGCAAGATCCTGCACGAGGAACGGACCGGCGAACTCACCCGGCTGGGCCGCACCCCGCACCGCCCCTACTACGCGACCGCCGACGCCACGCCCCTCTTCGTGTGGCTGGTGGGCGAACTCAGCCGGGAGCGCCCCGAACTCGCGGCCGAGCTGCGCCCCCACTGGGAGGCGGCCCTGACCTGGCTGACCACCTTCGGCGACCCCGACGGGGACGGCCTGATCGAGTACACCCCCGACCCCGGCGGCATCACCAACGCGGTCTGGAAAGACAGCGGCGACTCCACCTTCACTGAGGACGGGGAGGATGTCAGCGGCCACGTCGCGGTGATCGAGGTGCAGGGCTACGCCTACGCCGCCTTCCTCGCCGCCGCCCGGATGTACCGGGACCTGGGCGAGTCCGGGCGTGCCCTGGAGTGGGAAGCCCGCGCCGCCACCCTGCAAGACACCTTTCAGCGGGCCTTCTGGTGGCCCGAGCGCGGCTATTACGTCCACGGCCTGAATGGGGACAAGCGGCCCCTGCGGGTCCTCGTCTCCAACCCGGCCCACACGCTCTGGACCGGCATCATCCCGCCCGAGTTCGCGCCGACAGTCGCCCGCACCGCGCTGGGCGAGGAGCTGTGGAGCGGCTGGGGGATTCGCACTCTGGGGGTGCGCGAGCCGCGCTACAACCCGGTCTCGTACCACAATGGCAGCGTGTGGCCGCACGACACCGCCGCCGCCGCCCTAGGTTTCGAGCGCTACGGCCTGCACGCGGAGGCGGCCCAGATCGCCCGCGCCCTGTTCGACGTGGCCCGCTGGGCACCGGACCACCGCCTCAGCGAGCTACTGGCGGGCTTTCCCCGTGACGGTGGCCCGCCGGTGCCCTACCCGGCCGCCTGCCACCCCCAGGGGTGGGACGCCGCAATTCCGCTCGCGCTCGCGCACCTGCTGCCGGGAAGCACCGGGAAAGAGGCTGTGCAGGGAAGCAGGCAGGAGCAACCCGAGTTCCACGAATGGCGTAAATAGGTCGGGGGGCCGGGGGGTTCACGTAACACAGGGAGGCTGGATGCCCCCCGTTCCTACAGGACCTCGGGGCTTGTGGGACGGGATGGACCCCACCGCAGCACGAGGAGCCGCGAGAGGCAGGTGGCCTCCTTGGGGTGGGAGGCGGGTGTTGGCCTCCCTGAAGCGAAATGAAACCCGGCTGTCCCAGGAAGGTCGAGTCATTGGCCGCCGATTCTTCGCCCAGCCGCGCCGCTTCCAGTCCTCCGCGCCGTCCTCCTCCCTGTGATCGAGATTGACTGTTCCTCCCTATAGTTCACCTGATTTTGGAGGGGGGGGGTCATAGGCGGCCGCTGTGGGGACCGCAGGGGGCATCACAGGCAGACAAAAAAAGCTCACCCAGACGTACTGGGTGAACCTGTTTGGAGCCAGAGGTCGGATTTGAACCGACGATCTACTGATTACGAATAGGTCTCGGCCATTTCCGCCCTTTTCCGCTCCCTTCCAAGAACGCCCACCAGAGCGTGTTTTCCACCGGCAGTGTACCGCCAATGACCGCCCCTTTCCAGAGATTTCCACCCCAACTGTGGCAAAACTGTGGCACTTTGGGGCAGGGTGAGGCCCCCGGGAGGAGGCTGGAACGCAGTCCCTCAGGCCCCTTCCCAGGGGTTGACGACCCGAACCTGCGCGGCTTCAAAGTCGGTCACGTTGCGGGTTACGACGGTCAAGCCATGGGTCAAGGCCGTCGCCGCGATCAGCGAGTCCGCGTAGCCCAGCGGCTTACCCGCCGAGATCGCCTGCGCCGTCATGGCCGCCCACATGCGGGCCACCGCCCGGTCAATGGGCAGGATGCGGCCCGTGAACTGCACCTCCACGCCACTCAGGAACTCGCGCAGGGCCGCCCCCCGCCGGGTGTCTCCCAGGCGCAGGATGCCCTGCTCGAGTTCCGCTAGGGTGATGACACTGAGGTAGGTTTCCCCGACGCGGTGCGCTCGCAGCCAGGCCCGGACGCGCTCATCGGGTTGAGGCCGGCTGCGCTCTCTGACGACGTTGGTGTCGAGCAAGTACATCATTCGAGCGTGACGGCAGGAACGGGTGTGCGGTCACGCTCGAAGACGAGTTCTTCCGGTGCGCCCGCCAGCGCGTCGTCCAGGGTCGTCTCGGCCTGGGTCAGGCGCACGAACTCCTGATAGGGAACCACCACGACGGCCTTCTGTCCGCGCCGGGTGACCGTTTGCGGCCCTTCTTTCAGCGCCGCATCCACCAGCTCACTGAAGCGGGCCTTGGCATCTTGCAATTTCCAGGCTTCTTTCATGGTCGCCCTCCTGACCAGTACTGACCAGTCGAGCTGATTCTAAGACCTGCCTGCTGCACGGTGGGTCGTTCCACCATAACGACGCCTTGGGTAGCGCGAGTTCTATGGAAGGGCTGCGGTGCCAGAAGCTCACTGTTCCTACCTCACGCCTACGCTCTGCCAGTTCAGCAGCAGCTCGCGCGCCGCCCCGAGCTCTGTGGCGCCACCAGCGCTCAGCAACTGGTTGAAGCTCTCCTCTGTCAGGCGCTCACGCGCGAGCGCCTGCTCCCGGTCAAGACCCTCCCGGAAATAGGGTGGGACCGGCACGGCGTGCTCCTGTCGGAAGGCGGCGGTGGCGCCCCAGACGCGGGCGGCGACGTCAGGCCCCCCGAGGCGGCTGACGGTCGCTGCCGCCCCCTCCAAGCCGACCAGCAGCGCGATGTAATGCGAGGTTAGAGACAGCATCTGCCGGAAGTGCTCCAGGGCTGTGGGGAAATGTCCCTGCGCATGGGCCACCCGCGTCAGCCCGTGATGGGCGTTCATCATGGTGGCCGTGTCATCCTCGCCCTGCGCTGTGTCCAGGGCCTGCTGAAAGTGAAGCTGGGCCTCCGGCCACGCCTCCTGACCCAGGAGAACGTCTCCCTGGCCTGGGCGCAGCAGGTCCATCTTCTGCCCCACCGAGCCGCGCTCCAGCAGCTGGGCACTTCGTGACAGCCACTTCTGGGCCTCGTCGAGCCTGCCCTGTGCCCTGGCCTGGGACGGCCCGCACTTCCACAGGGCCGCGATCCCCAGCATCAGGTAGGCGAAGCCGAGATCGTGCTGCCGGTTCAGCCTCAGAAATAGGGCCTCCGTCCGCAGGCAAGCCCGCTCGGCCGACGCGTAGTCCCCCAGGGTAAGCAGCGCCTCTGCCTGTAAGAGGGAGGCTCCCCCCTCCAGACTGTCGAACCCGTGAGCCCCCGCGAGGGCCACCCCCCGTTCCAGGTGTGACCGGACGGCAGGGAGGTCATGGAGGTGATTGGCGACCGCACCGAGGTTGACGAGCGCGGCGGCCTGACCATAGGGAAAGTCGGCGTCCGCGGCCACCCGCTCGGCTTCGTGCAGGTGCTCGCGGGCGGCGCTGAAGTCGCCCCCATAGGCGCAGAGCAGGCCCCGTCCACTCAGGGCCTGCGAGAGACACGCCCCGTCTCCCGCCTGCCGCGCCAGCGTGATGGCCTGGTCCAGGGCATGGGTCAGCTCGGGGCCGGGTTGCCCCAGGTTGAGTTGCAACTGGGCGCGGGTCAGCCAGCCCCAGCGTGTGCTGGGGCTGGCAGGATCGCTGGCCCCCTCCAGCAACCGGTCCAGCCTCTCTATGCCGTCCCGCATCAGGCCACGGTTGATCCACTCTCCCGACTGAAAGCGGGTCAGGTCGAGGGCCTGCTCGGCACGGCCGTGACGCTCGGCATAACCCAGGGCCGCCTGGAGGTTCGCGTACTCCTCGCGGCCCCACCCGGCAGACCGTTCCTGACCGCCGGGGCGGCCGCCCCCGTAAAAGTCCGTCCAGGCGTCCAGTGCCCGGCCCGTGAAGTGCGCGGCGTGGGCACGTTCGGCCGCAGCCTCCCGCTCCACGTCCGCCGCGAGCCTCTGCCGGAGGAAGTGCCTCAGCAGCGGGTGCAGGGCGTAGCGCCCGTCTCCCGACACCCGCAGGAAGGCGGCGTCCACCAGCGCCAGCAGGGGGCGCAGCGTGGCCCCGGCGACCGCCGCCGCGTCGAGCCGGGTCAGGCCCCCCGCGAAGACGCTCAAGGCGCTCGCCAGCCGCTGCTGCTCGCCGGACAGCCTGGCCCAGGACTGCTCAAAGACGGTCCTCAGGCCTCGGCGCGCTTTTCCCTCTCCCGCCTCCAGCAGTTCGGGGCCCAGGGCCAGCTCCGCCGCGATCTGTGCGGGGGGAAGCGACCGCACCCACGCCGCCGCGAGTTCGATGCCCAGCGGTGAGCCTTCCAGCCGATCGCAGATTTCGGCGATGACCGGAAGGGTGTCTGGCGTGGGCCGGAAGCGGGCATTGGCCCGCCGCGCCCGGCTCACGAACAGTTGCGCCGCCTCCGAGTCGGGGCCAGCGTGGGCCAGGCCACCCACCGGATAGAGGGTCTCCTGAGGCAGTCCCAGCCGCTCCCTGGACGTGACGAGCAGCTGCAACCCTGGACAGGCGTCCAGCAGCCCGGCCAGCGGTGCCCCCGCCTCTAGGACCTGCTCAAAATTGTCGAGAATCAGCAGCAGCGGCCGAGTCCCGATGCCTTCTTTGAGCAGGTCCAGCGTGCCCTGCGCGAGCGAGGGCTTCAGGCCCAGGGCCAGGGCGACGGCCCCCGGCACGAGGTCCGGTGTGGCGACCGTCTCCAGGGTGACGTAAACGGGGGGCGGCCCTGGGCGCCCCCGGGCGAGTTCCAGGGCCAGCCGGGTCTTGCCGGTTCCACCCGGTCCCAGCAGGGTCAGCAGCCGGGTGTCCGGGTCGTCCAGCAGGGCGTGCAGTTCGCGCAGTTCCTCCTGCCGCCCCACGAAGCTGGTCGGCGGAAGGGGCAGCGCCCCCGGAGGGGAGGGGACCGGGGCCAGGGCCGCAGGCCGCGACGTGACCTCCAGCGGCACCTCCAGTTCCCGGGCCTCCTGCCGCAGCGGGCCAGCCAGTTCGTCTCCGGTCAGGGCTGCGAGCGCGTAGAGGGCCTGCAGCTCCTCGGCGTCGAGGGGCCTGGCACCGGGCAGACGCCACGCCTGCCGGAGCAGGGCCGAGACCTCATCCGACTTCCCCTGCCCGTGCCGTTCAGCCGCCTGGCGGATCAGATGGGTGCGCACCTGTCCGGCCAGGTGCTCGCGCATGGTCAGCCCCCAGTCTTCCAGTTCGGCACTCCAGTCCAGCCGGAGGCCCTCCAGGAAAGCCCCCTGGTAGAGCATGGGCACCTGCTCTGGGGCCGACCGGAAGGCGTGAAGCAGTTCCGAGACGTCTGAGGGGATGCCCAGGTGAAGCTGTCCGCCCTCCTCCCGAATTGCTTCTGGCCACGCCGCCCGAATCTGCGAGAGCGCAAAGCGCAGGTTGCCCGCTGGATCCGAGACGTCCGGCCAGAACAGCTCCCGCAGGTGCGCCCGGCTGCCCCCGCCCTCGGCCGCGAGGTAGGCGAGCAGGAGCAGACTCTTGGGGCGCGAGAAGGTTGTTCCTTCCAGAGCTGGCCCGCCGAAGGTTTTCAGGCGCATATGTCGGCAGTGTAAGCGGCTTCAGGGAGCCGCCTGCACGCAGTTGACGCCCGCCGCTCACGCCCCGCTCACGCCGTCCGGGGCAGGCTCACGCACAGGGGGCATCGGGACCTTGCCCCACCCCTCGGAGGAATCCATGAACAAGCGGTTGCTTACTGCACTGCACGTCCTGTATCGCTTTTCAACCGCGCAGGGTCAGCCTATGAAGCTCCAGGGCTGCATGAGCGAGTGGCTGTTCAACGTCCTCGACCGCCTGCGGAGTGACAGCGTGGCCTGGAACGGAACAAGAAGCCTCCTTCGCCGGAGATATTCATGAAACGAATCCTCTTATACACTCTGATGCTCGCTCCCGCTCTCGTGGCCACCGCCGCCCATGCCCAGGTGCCGAGGGACAATCTCAAGGGCATGTCGGTATGCCTTTACCCTCTTGGACCCAGTTCCGAGATCAATATTCAGGCGCTCAAGCTGATTCCGGTCCTAGAAAAGAAATACAGCGTGCGCCTGCCGATCTGTACGAAAGGCTTGACCGCTCTGGCCCCTAACGAGGCCGCTGCCTTATTCATCTTCGACCCCCTAAGGCAACCCATCGGCTCGCCCTACGTTTCCTATTTGGTCTCATTCGACGTAATGAGGATGGCCGACAAATTCTCTTACGCGGTGACCATCTACAGCAGAACCCTGACTGACACGCTTCCGATGAACCTGTACCCCGCGAGGGTCAGCCAGACGACGGAACTGCTGTTAGAGCAGTTCTTTAAGGACTACGCTACCGTCAACCGTAAGTAAAGCTCCCAGATCGCCATGAGCGTCCTTTGCTTGGCGTGACGGGGCCAGTACCCGGGCCCGCCCCCGCTGGCATTCCGCGCTCCCTAGGGCCACGCGGAGGCCCGGGGCAGTCGCCTTGCTCACAATGGCTCTTGGCCGGGCCGTCCGTTACCTTCTTGCTGCCGACCGCGCTGCTGCTCACGTTGACCTTCGCCGCAAGTCACGTTTACTTCCCCTCCTTAACGAACTTAGAGGGCGGATGACGGGTTGGGAACCCAGCCGCGCGGCCGCCCTACCCCTGCCCATAGGTCTAGGGGGTGAATACGTTGCCCACGCCGGGGTTTGTGATGGGCCGCCTGGTCATAAGAAGCGCCGGGGCTGCCCTGACGAAAGCTCACCCCCTTAGGATGCTTCCCATGCAAACGCGCGTCTTGGGTCACTCCGGCCTCCAGGTCTCTGTTATCGGCCTCGGGTGCAACAACTTCGGTGGCCGCCTTGACCAGGCCACCACCGACGCCGTCGTGCGACGTGCCCTCGACCGGGGCATCACCCTCTTCGACACCGCCGACATCTACGGCAACCGGGGCGGCTCCGAGACGATGTTGGGCAAGGCCCTCGGGGCAGAGCGCGCGGGGATTGTGCTCGCCAGCAAGTTCGGTCTGCCAATGGATGACAGCGGCCAGCTTCAGGGCGCGAAGCCCGCCTATGTCCGCCAGGCCCTGGAGGCCAGCCTGCGTCGCCTCGGCACCGATTACCTCGACCTCTACCAGCTGCACCGCCCCGATCCGGAGACCCCCATCGAGGACACCCTCGGCGCTCTGGACGAGTTGGTTCAGGAGGGTCTGGTGCGCCACGTGGGGGTGTCCAACATGGACGCGGCGGGGGTGCGGGCCGCGGACGAGGCGGCGCGGCGGCTGGGCCTGACCCGCTTCACGGCCTGTCAGGACGAGTACAGCCTGCTGGTGCGGGGCCTCGAGGACGAGCTGCTTCCGACCATGCGTGACCTGGGCCTGGGCCTGCTGCCGTACTTCCCCCTGGCCAGCGGCCTGCTGAGCGGGAAGTATCAGGCGGGGCAGCCGCTCCCCGAAGGCGCCCGCATTACCGGATCGGAGGGTGCGCAGAACCGCTACCTGACCGAGCGGAACTGGCAGGTGGTGGAAGACCTGCGTCAGTTCGCCCAGACCAGGGGACGCACCCTGTTGGAACTGGCCTTTAGCTGGCTGCTCTCGAACGAGCTCACAAGCAGCGTCATCGCCGGGGCGACCCGGCCCGAGCAGATCGACCAGAACGTCGCGGCGGCAGGCTGGGTGCTGACCTCGGAGGAGCTCGCGGAGGTGGGCCGCATCACCTCGGCCTGATCGGTCAGAGGCTTCCGGCTCCTGGGGCTGGAGTTGCGGAGTAGGCGTGAGGTACCTGAGCCGCGTGGGGTGATCAGACTCGCAGTGAGGGCCGCACCTGAGGACCAGACCCTTACTCCCGGGCGTGCTCCCGCCAGCCCCAGGCCTCCACGTGGCCCAGGCCATAGGTGGTCTTGTAGCCGACCCCCGCAAAGTTGGCGTAATCGGCCAGCAGCCGCACGAAGGCGGGTTCGATGTCGCCGGGCCGTGCGAGGGTGAACTGGACCTCGCCCACGCAGGCGCTGAGGGCGGCCTCCCGGACTCCCTTGAAGTACACCGACCGGGGCCGCAACTGGAAGTCCTGCACGCGCACCGCCCGTCCCACCCAGCCGTTCAGGTCCTCTCCGAAGCGCAGGTCGCTGAATGCCTCCCAGCGGCGCTGAAGGCCGTAAAACACCGTCTTGGGCACCGGGAACGGCATGTCCAGTCCGGTCGCCTGGAAGGTCGTCGGCGTGACGAAGCGCAGGTGAATGGTCCGGCCCGACGTGCCCCCCGCGTGCCGGGCGTACAGCGCCGCGTAGGTTTCGCGGGCCAGCACTTCCACGTCCAGCACCTCGCCCCACAGGGTCGCGTTCTCGTCGCCGTGTGTACCGCCGGGAGTGAAAGCCTCCAGCAGCACGTCGGTGAGGTCGTCGGCCAGCGCGCCCAGCAAGAAGCGCACCACCGCCCCGCCCTCCACGTCCTGCCACTGCGCGGCCCCCACCCGGAAGGGCTTGACCTCCGCCGCATGAAGGTGCGCGGACAGACCGGGGTTCAGGTGCTCCAGGGCCGCGAAGACCAGCCCGTGCAGCGGCACACCCAGCAGCCCGCGCGGCCGGGGGGCCGTGGTGCCCAGCGTCACTTCCAGCAGGGCGGGCATGTCAGCCCAACCAGCCTTGCAGGTCGGTGACCAGGCGGCTGAGAGACGCGGCCGATACCGGACAGCGTTCCGGCTCCCTGACCCAGTTTTGCGCCCAGTCCGCACCGAATGGGAAAGCCGCCAGCAACCCGCGCACCACGTCGTCCACCTCCGTCACATCGACGTTGCCGAGAGCCGCGTTGTGGACAATCTGGTTTCGCCAGGCACGCACCTGGGCGAGCTGCGCATTCCTGCGGTAGTTCCCGTCGAAGTCATCCACATTCACCCGCGCCTGCACAGCGGGCAGCCGCAGCAGTTCCAGGCGCCGATCCAGCCACATGACGTCCAGAAAGTGGCCGTCGCTGCTCAGGAGGTGCGGCGCTTGGGCACGGACCCGGGCCAGCACCTCCGGGGGGCCTCGAACAGCTCGACCTGGCGACCCCGCACCCTCTGCTCAGTGGGCCTCAGCCCATGCAGCGGCAGCAGTTGCGCCACCATGACTTCCTGCAAGATCGTCGCCCAGATCAGCGCGTCTGCAACCCGCTCCTGCTCGGCGGCGCGGTCGTACCGCCCCCAGGTCAGCCACACCAGGGCGTCCGTGTCCTGCCCCGCGCCTCCCTCGACCAGTTCCCGCAGGGCGTCCAGCGGCGGGATGTGAACCTCCAGCCCGCCGAGAACCTGCCTCGCCCCCACGAAGTCGCGGGCGTCGAGCAGATAGAGCGCCTCGGCCACCCTCGCCAGCGCCGCCACGCCCCGCGCCCTCTCTGGCAGTCCCAGGGGTTGAGCGGCCAGGGCCTCGAACTCGGTCTGCGCCCCCGCGAAGTCAAAGCGCCGCAGGGCTGCGAAAGCCCCCGCCAGCCTCAGGGTTTCTTCCAGAAAAGGCGTCGTGGCCTCGTAGTGATGGGGGTGGCCGGACTGGCGATGCTCGGGGTGGTCCACCTGCCAGAGCGTGACCTGCCCCTGCGCGAACCAACCCGTGCCGCGCAGCAGTTTCAGGGTTTCGAGCATCTGCGGGGTGCC is a window of Deinococcus terrestris DNA encoding:
- a CDS encoding carbohydrate ABC transporter permease, giving the protein MTVLPAPRRARVADTGERWLARRRWARAAWLYAFMLVMSFFFLGPFLMGVLSSFKDDPNEYPPRLIIPQLSAQYIGAAYDLGVQGGGGGWQGGLYPGRTVTFDVQVRSPGGTPPTPPAAALFPYQPVSLVSIARFAQARDFARLSLTPTGTSGDVRSYRVTVEYPALTQQAGRVVTGQLGAPGDRLTATLEDGRTVPLTLDTPEAQAVQYTLSQYQPVEVVERGGTYFLRGPIFERTPLQIDVQRGQAVVEGTLPPSDEQNFGRSLAYRNVTPGILGYTFNNYRRAFNETANPATGRSLFFTWMLNTFFYAFLRVAAAIVFCSLAGYALARLHFPGKTLIFLAFVLFAQMVPAQVNLVSNYVLLNDLGLLNLWGLWFNGLVAAAGVFLMKQFFEGMPRELEESAAIDGAGPFTTFWRVMLPQAGPALVALAITQFQGAWNDFFWPLVILRENTSFTLTVGLSNFRELYGGQGDYGLILAGAVLSAIPVIIVFVIFQRYFVDTGADSAVKG
- a CDS encoding amylo-alpha-1,6-glucosidase; this translates as MLSTRTVLKDNDLYLVGDQQHQVAQGESGLYRRDTRFLCRYEWRLGGERPQPLVQHERWPFWLHEQSANADVGYTMHVGITRDLTLTGTEVRDRLRITLYQPGTHRLSLRLGADFADMFEVRGWPGGVGPREVGTRPVPGGVEFAYTAGDGLRCRALVQATPEPTWDGEALNWELDQDTDVQVSVFLLQGDEVPTAGDPDALAREYAALPVPLTLPDPRDQRVLERSVQDLRSLSFQTEAGPFPAAGLPWFVAPFGRDSLIIALLTHRHLPDLAVTVARYLAARQGTNLDPVTLEQPGKILHEERTGELTRLGRTPHRPYYATADATPLFVWLVGELSRERPELAAELRPHWEAALTWLTTFGDPDGDGLIEYTPDPGGITNAVWKDSGDSTFTEDGEDVSGHVAVIEVQGYAYAAFLAAARMYRDLGESGRALEWEARAATLQDTFQRAFWWPERGYYVHGLNGDKRPLRVLVSNPAHTLWTGIIPPEFAPTVARTALGEELWSGWGIRTLGVREPRYNPVSYHNGSVWPHDTAAAALGFERYGLHAEAAQIARALFDVARWAPDHRLSELLAGFPRDGGPPVPYPAACHPQGWDAAIPLALAHLLPGSTGKEAVQGSRQEQPEFHEWRK
- a CDS encoding type II toxin-antitoxin system VapC family toxin, translated to MYLLDTNVVRERSRPQPDERVRAWLRAHRVGETYLSVITLAELEQGILRLGDTRRGAALREFLSGVEVQFTGRILPIDRAVARMWAAMTAQAISAGKPLGYADSLIAATALTHGLTVVTRNVTDFEAAQVRVVNPWEGA
- a CDS encoding type II toxin-antitoxin system Phd/YefM family antitoxin encodes the protein MKEAWKLQDAKARFSELVDAALKEGPQTVTRRGQKAVVVVPYQEFVRLTQAETTLDDALAGAPEELVFERDRTPVPAVTLE
- a CDS encoding ATP-binding protein — encoded protein: MRLKTFGGPALEGTTFSRPKSLLLLAYLAAEGGGSRAHLRELFWPDVSDPAGNLRFALSQIRAAWPEAIREEGGQLHLGIPSDVSELLHAFRSAPEQVPMLYQGAFLEGLRLDWSAELEDWGLTMREHLAGQVRTHLIRQAAERHGQGKSDEVSALLRQAWRLPGARPLDAEELQALYALAALTGDELAGPLRQEARELEVPLEVTSRPAALAPVPSPPGALPLPPTSFVGRQEELRELHALLDDPDTRLLTLLGPGGTGKTRLALELARGRPGPPPVYVTLETVATPDLVPGAVALALGLKPSLAQGTLDLLKEGIGTRPLLLILDNFEQVLEAGAPLAGLLDACPGLQLLVTSRERLGLPQETLYPVGGLAHAGPDSEAAQLFVSRARRANARFRPTPDTLPVIAEICDRLEGSPLGIELAAAWVRSLPPAQIAAELALGPELLEAGEGKARRGLRTVFEQSWARLSGEQQRLASALSVFAGGLTRLDAAAVAGATLRPLLALVDAAFLRVSGDGRYALHPLLRHFLRQRLAADVEREAAAERAHAAHFTGRALDAWTDFYGGGRPGGQERSAGWGREEYANLQAALGYAERHGRAEQALDLTRFQSGEWINRGLMRDGIERLDRLLEGASDPASPSTRWGWLTRAQLQLNLGQPGPELTHALDQAITLARQAGDGACLSQALSGRGLLCAYGGDFSAAREHLHEAERVAADADFPYGQAAALVNLGAVANHLHDLPAVRSHLERGVALAGAHGFDSLEGGASLLQAEALLTLGDYASAERACLRTEALFLRLNRQHDLGFAYLMLGIAALWKCGPSQARAQGRLDEAQKWLSRSAQLLERGSVGQKMDLLRPGQGDVLLGQEAWPEAQLHFQQALDTAQGEDDTATMMNAHHGLTRVAHAQGHFPTALEHFRQMLSLTSHYIALLVGLEGAAATVSRLGGPDVAARVWGATAAFRQEHAVPVPPYFREGLDREQALARERLTEESFNQLLSAGGATELGAARELLLNWQSVGVR
- a CDS encoding aldo/keto reductase, translated to MQTRVLGHSGLQVSVIGLGCNNFGGRLDQATTDAVVRRALDRGITLFDTADIYGNRGGSETMLGKALGAERAGIVLASKFGLPMDDSGQLQGAKPAYVRQALEASLRRLGTDYLDLYQLHRPDPETPIEDTLGALDELVQEGLVRHVGVSNMDAAGVRAADEAARRLGLTRFTACQDEYSLLVRGLEDELLPTMRDLGLGLLPYFPLASGLLSGKYQAGQPLPEGARITGSEGAQNRYLTERNWQVVEDLRQFAQTRGRTLLELAFSWLLSNELTSSVIAGATRPEQIDQNVAAAGWVLTSEELAEVGRITSA
- the cas6 gene encoding CRISPR system precrRNA processing endoribonuclease RAMP protein Cas6, with product MPALLEVTLGTTAPRPRGLLGVPLHGLVFAALEHLNPGLSAHLHAAEVKPFRVGAAQWQDVEGGAVVRFLLGALADDLTDVLLEAFTPGGTHGDENATLWGEVLDVEVLARETYAALYARHAGGTSGRTIHLRFVTPTTFQATGLDMPFPVPKTVFYGLQRRWEAFSDLRFGEDLNGWVGRAVRVQDFQLRPRSVYFKGVREAALSACVGEVQFTLARPGDIEPAFVRLLADYANFAGVGYKTTYGLGHVEAWGWREHARE